A section of the Hevea brasiliensis isolate MT/VB/25A 57/8 chromosome 17, ASM3005281v1, whole genome shotgun sequence genome encodes:
- the LOC110650699 gene encoding GDSL esterase/lipase 6: MDKPFLLLLFLLLSCSLPISISSYNVPAIFTFGDSIVDAGNNHFNKNCSVQADFPPYGSKFFHHPTGRFTNGRTVADFISQFLGIELQSPYLEARLAVMNGSRRNYPSNGINFASAGSGVLRQTNQDSGVVPIQEQLQKFQALVQKKHIDKNLLDKSLFFFESGSNDIFNYFLPFGTPTLDPDAYVQAMLREVENLMGHIYRLGGRRIAVFSLGPVGCVPARVFVPNAPVEKCFGRMNVMVKKYNEGLESLVKDIPVRYPGAVGVYGAVYDAVQRYRATPARYGFTNVMGACCGDGPLRGLLQCGKEGYKICPNPEMYLFWDYFHPSEHTYKLISKVLWGGKNSTIRPFNLQTLASML; this comes from the exons ATGGATAAACCATTTCTCCTACTTCTCTTCCTCTTATTATCATGCTCTTTACCTATATCAATATCATCATACAATGTTCCAGCAATTTTCACATTTGGGGACTCCATTGTTGATGCTGGAAACAACCATTTTAACAAGAATTGTAGTGTCCAGGCCGATTTCCCACCCTATGGATCTAAGTTTTTCCACCACCCTACTGGCAGGTTCACCAATGGCAGAACTGTTGCGGACTTCATTT CACAATTTCTTGGAATTGAACTCCAATCACCGTACCTGGAGGCAAGGCTAGCAGTTATGAATGGAAGTAGGAGGAATTATCCATCCAATGGCATCAACTTTGCCAGCGCTGGCAGCGGTGTTCTGCGGCAAACAAATCAGGATTCG GGAGTCGTACCAATCCAGGAACAGCTACAGAAATTTCAAGCATTAGTTCAGAAAAAGCACATAGATAAAAATCTGCTAGACAAATCCCTTTTCTTTTTCGAGTCTGGCTCTAATGATATCTTCAACTATTTCCTCCCCTTTGGCACCCCAACACTTGATCCTGACGCATACGTACAGGCCATGTTAAGAGAGGTAGAAAATTTGATGGGCCATATTTATAGGCTCGGTGGTCGCCGGATTGCTGTTTTTTCACTAGGTCCTGTTGGCTGCGTTCCGGCCAGGGTTTTTGTGCCGAATGCACCTGTTGAGAAATGTTTCGGGAGGATGAATGTAATGGTTAAGAAATATAACGAGGGCTTGGAAAGCTTGGTTAAAGATATTCCTGTCAGGTATCCTGGCGCAGTTGGTGTTTATGGTGCAGTTTATGATGCTGTTCAGCGATATCGAGCCACTCCAGCACGATATG GTTTTACCAATGTAATGGGTGCATGTTGTGGAGATGGGCCTCTTAGAGGATTGCTACAATGTGGGAAGGAGGGTTACAAGATATGTCCAAATCCAGAGATGTACTTGTTCTGGGATTACTTCCATCCATCGGAGCACACTTACAAGCTAATCTCCAAGGTCTTATGGGGTGGAAAGAACTCAACAATTAGGCCATTTAATCTTCAAACTTTAGCAAGCATGCTTTGA
- the LOC110644987 gene encoding uncharacterized protein LOC110644987 — protein MGNYVSCTLSTPLIKNSKAARVVLPTGEVRQFRHQPVKAAELMLECPNFFLVNSQSLHIGRRFSALSADEEVEFGNVYIMFPMKRLNSVVTAADMAALFMAANSAAKRVSGGNNSNKVSVLPEASSSLQGSEDGGSRLGSSEEEIEGFPMPEFKYRLSVRRSRKSMLETIKEEPVRSR, from the coding sequence ATGGGCAATTACGTTTCTTGCACTCTATCCACTCCTTTGATCAAGAATTCCAAGGCCGCCAGGGTTGTTCTTCCCACCGGAGAAGTTAGGCAATTTCGCCATCAGCCCGTCAAAGCGGCAGAGCTCATGTTGGAGTGTCCTAACTTCTTCTTGGTAAACTCACAATCTCTTCACATAGGCAGGAGGTTCTCTGCTCTTTCTGCTGATGAGGAGGTGGAATTTGGTAATGTTTACATTATGTTTCCTATGAAGAGACTGAATTCCGTTGTCACTGCAGCTGATATGGCTGCACTTTTCATGGCTGCAAATTCAGCTGCTAAGCGTGTATCTGGAGGGAATAATAGTAATAAGGTCAGTGTCTTGCCGGAGGCCAGCAGTTCCCTGCAGGGCAGtgaagatggagggtcaagattagGTAGTTCTGAGGAGGAGATTGAAGGGTTTCCAATGCCGGAATTCAAGTACAGGTTATCTGTGCGTAGGTCAAGGAAATCCATGTTAGAGACCATAAAAGAAGAACCAGTTCGTTCAAGATAA